The Acidobacteriota bacterium nucleotide sequence CGATCGCTCCTCGATCCACGATCTCCCGCAAGCGTCGCGAAGCCTCGCCGCGTTCGACGTGCTCCAGTCGCCCCAGACCGGCCTCCCAGATATCCGCGAACATTCGATCGCCGGTCGGTATGACGACCAGCAAGAACCGGCGCCCATCGCTCTCGACCTGATCCCTGAACGTCGTTAGAAGTGCCTCCGTAAGACGCCAGGCGCGCTCGACATCCTTGCGACCCTCCGTCGAGTAGGCGTACTGACGACGAGGTGGACCCAGCACCCGGGACTTCTTGCGAAGGTTCGCCTTCAGGATACGAAAGCTGTGCTTCTGCCAGACGTAAAAGCGGCTGTTGCGGCCGAGCCATGCCGAGTACGGGTTGATGCGTGCCGAGAGTGCGCGTTGACGCAACCGACCCTCGGAATCCAACTCCATGTAGATGCGAGGGCTGCTGCTCAACTCGTGAGAGTTGTCCGATAGGTCGTTCCCGTCGAAGAACGCCAGAACGACGATATCGGGGTCATAGCGAGAGGCGATCTTTTGATAGACAACCATCTCCTGAGCCGTGCTTCCACCAGAGACGCCATAGTTGAACACCTCCCACCGTCGATGGGTGTCCCCATCCTCCAGCAAGGTCTCCAATCTGGAAACGAGGGTCTGCTCTTCCGGCGTCGCGATGGCGGCGATATGAGAATCGCCGATTACGGCGACGCGGCAGGTGTTCTCCGGCTTCAGGGGCTCCCGATCCGGCCCGCGGAAGCCGTCTCGATTGAAGCGTAGGGCCACGACGCGATCGCCCTCGGGAACGAATCGCTCGGTCTCGTGATTCCGGCGATAGCGATTGCCGATCTCGCGATCGCGGACCCGAATCGGCGGGCCGATGTCCGAAAGTAGACGAGTCGCGACCTCGGCCAGCAACAGCATGATCGTGAGCGAGCCGGCAAGAAGCAGCGCGATTTGCGCCACGCGACGCAGGCGACTGCGGAACGATCGACGGGCAGGGGCTGACTTGGCGTCGCTCACGGCGCAAGTCTACAGGAGAGACCCGACAACGATCTTGGAACCCGCAAAACTGTCCCACTAGCCGATGACCGTTCCGCTGGAAGCGTTACCCGCCCGGAGACGCGAGAGGAACCCTGAGTCCACCGTCGTGCCGATCCGTGGCAGGTCCAGAATCAGCGGTGTCTTGTCCGTGTCCCGCCCGTCCCGCTGCGCCTCCACGAGTCCCGCGACGAGCTCTCCCAGAATCGGCGCCGTCTTGAACGAAGAACCGCTGGATCCGATGCAGACGAAGTAGCCCGGAAGATCCGTCCGGTCCACGATCGGGTACCAGTCCTTGACTGTCACATCGTAGAGTGCACCCAGGCCACGAGCCGGCCCGTACGCGACCTCGGGAAAGCGCTTCATCAGCCGCCAGCACTGTCGCTCGCGATAGAGATCGGACGTTCCGTGATCGAAGTCGTCGGGGTCGTCGATCCACTCGGGTTCGTCACACGCGGGCTCCGTCGAGCCGACGAGAACATCCTTGCCGCCACTTTCCGGTCTGAAGTAGATCCCACCGTCCAGGTCACCGACGATGGGGAGCGCCGCCTCGTCCCCGCTGGCGGCGAGCGGGTTTCGCAGGACGTGTACCTCTCGTCGTAGTGCCCGTGTCTCCAGCGGCAATGTGACACCGGCCATCCGATTGACATGGCCCGAGTGCGGGCCGGCGATATTCAGGACCACATCGGATTCGTGTCGCTTTCCGTCACTGGATGTGACGGAGAACGCCCCCTCCGATGTGCGCTCGATGGCGGTCACCTCGGTGTTCAATACGAACCGGACGCCCTCCCGCTCTCCCGCCATACGAAGGTTCAACGTGGCCACGCCGGGAGAGACGACGTAGCCGGCATCCTCCTCGAAGACCGCACCCTCGAGCCGTCGTCCCGTCTCGTCGAAGAACCTGTCGTCATCGGTGGGTTTTGCCGGGTGGTTCGATTGGGTCGCCAGGAACGGGAAACGGGCGCCGATGTCATCGGGCGACAGAAGCTCGACCGCGACACCGACACGTTTCATCGCGGCAATCGTCTGGTGGACCGATTCATCGATCTTGGGCGGGATGAACATCATCCCCGGACGGATGAATCGCGCCAGGTCGTCGTCGATGGGACCCAGAAAGTTCTGCCAGTCGGCCCATATCGATGCGGACTCGTGGGCCATGGCGATCATGCCTGGCTGTGAGTAGAAGCGACGGACGATTCCGCAGGATGAG carries:
- a CDS encoding FAD-binding oxidoreductase, which codes for MRALIIGAGVIGCSVAFQLQRRGWDVVVLDKNGDAGHGSTSSSCGIVRRFYSQPGMIAMAHESASIWADWQNFLGPIDDDLARFIRPGMMFIPPKIDESVHQTIAAMKRVGVAVELLSPDDIGARFPFLATQSNHPAKPTDDDRFFDETGRRLEGAVFEEDAGYVVSPGVATLNLRMAGEREGVRFVLNTEVTAIERTSEGAFSVTSSDGKRHESDVVLNIAGPHSGHVNRMAGVTLPLETRALRREVHVLRNPLAASGDEAALPIVGDLDGGIYFRPESGGKDVLVGSTEPACDEPEWIDDPDDFDHGTSDLYRERQCWRLMKRFPEVAYGPARGLGALYDVTVKDWYPIVDRTDLPGYFVCIGSSGSSFKTAPILGELVAGLVEAQRDGRDTDKTPLILDLPRIGTTVDSGFLSRLRAGNASSGTVIG
- a CDS encoding SGNH/GDSL hydrolase family protein, translating into MSDAKSAPARRSFRSRLRRVAQIALLLAGSLTIMLLLAEVATRLLSDIGPPIRVRDREIGNRYRRNHETERFVPEGDRVVALRFNRDGFRGPDREPLKPENTCRVAVIGDSHIAAIATPEEQTLVSRLETLLEDGDTHRRWEVFNYGVSGGSTAQEMVVYQKIASRYDPDIVVLAFFDGNDLSDNSHELSSSPRIYMELDSEGRLRQRALSARINPYSAWLGRNSRFYVWQKHSFRILKANLRKKSRVLGPPRRQYAYSTEGRKDVERAWRLTEALLTTFRDQVESDGRRFLLVVIPTGDRMFADIWEAGLGRLEHVERGEASRRLREIVDRGAIDTVFLEEPYERHIAGRESDDEAAWVHFNSDGHINERGSEIAAEAIRDRLSVADPQLSDCSQPFRPAQEPL